Proteins encoded by one window of Kwoniella shivajii chromosome 8, complete sequence:
- a CDS encoding AP-2 complex subunit sigma produces the protein MIKFVLVQNRQGKTRLSKWYSPYDDDEKVRLRGEVHRLIAPRDQKYQSNFVEFRNDKIVYRRYAGLFFCVCVDSNDNELAYLEAIHLFVEVLDAFFQNVCELDLVFSFYKVYAILDEVFLAGEIEETSKQVVLDRLDYLEKLD, from the exons ATGATCAAGTTCGTCCTGGTGCAG AATCGACAAGGAAAGACGAGATTGTCTAAATGGTATTCTCcttatgatgatgatgagaag GTCCGACTGAGAGGAGAAGTACATAGATTGATCGCTCCGCGGGACCAGAAATACCAATCCAACTTTGTAGAG TTTCGAAACGACAAGATCGTCTACAGACGATATGCaggtctcttcttctgtgtGTGCGTAGATTCGAACGACAATGAATTAGCGTATCTGGAGGCTATCCACCTTTTCGTTGAGGTATTGG ATGCGTTCTTCCAAAATGTTTGCGAATTAGATCTGGTGTTCTCTTTCTACAAG GTGTATGCAATTCTCGATGAGGTATTCTTGGCTGGTGAAATTGAAGAGACTTCCAAACAAGTAGTGTTGGATAGATTAGATTATCTAGAAAAACTGGATTAG